A genomic stretch from Spongiibacter nanhainus includes:
- the trxA gene encoding thioredoxin TrxA translates to MSDNIVHVTDGSFEDEVLKSDIPVLVDFWAEWCGPCKMIAPVLDEISGDYEGKVKICKIDVDANTETPAKFSVRGIPTLMMFKGGNAEATKVGALSKTQLCEFIDAAL, encoded by the coding sequence ATGAGCGACAATATCGTTCACGTTACCGATGGCAGCTTCGAGGACGAAGTGCTCAAGTCCGACATCCCCGTACTGGTGGATTTTTGGGCAGAGTGGTGCGGCCCTTGTAAAATGATTGCCCCGGTGCTTGACGAAATTTCCGGCGACTATGAAGGCAAGGTGAAGATCTGCAAGATCGACGTCGACGCCAACACTGAAACTCCGGCCAAATTTAGCGTGCGCGGCATCCCCACTTTGATGATGTTCAAAGGCGGCAATGCCGAGGCCACCAAGGTAGGCGCCCTGTCCAAAACTCAGCTTTGCGAGTTTATCGACGCGGCCCTGTAA
- the rho gene encoding transcription termination factor Rho — MNLTDLKTKPAQELLEIAKEIGLDNIARSRKQDIIFSILKRHAKSGEDIHGDGVLEILQDGFGFLRSADCSYLAGPDDIYVSPSQIRRFNLRTGDSISGKIRPPKEGERYFALLKVDQVNFAKPEQSKNKVLFENLTPLFPNDRLTLEQGNGSTEDLTGRIIDLVAPIGKGQRGLIVAPPKAGKTLMLQNIAQSIIRNNPECYVIVLLIDERPEEVTEMQRSVGAKGAEVVASTFDEPPARHVQVAEMVIEKAKRLVEHKKDVVILLDSITRLARAYNTIVPSSGKVLTGGVDAHALERPKRFFGAARNVEEGGSLSIIATALIDTGSKMDEVIYEEFKGTGNNELHLDRKIAEKRVYPAINIRRSGTRREELLTGEDELQRMWILRKLLHGMEDTPAIEFLIDKLKDTKTNSEFFDSMKRK, encoded by the coding sequence ATGAATCTCACCGATCTTAAGACCAAACCGGCCCAAGAACTGCTCGAAATCGCTAAAGAAATCGGGCTCGACAATATCGCCCGGTCGCGCAAGCAGGACATTATCTTCTCCATCCTGAAGCGCCACGCCAAAAGCGGTGAGGACATTCATGGCGATGGGGTATTGGAGATATTGCAGGACGGCTTTGGCTTTTTGCGTAGCGCCGACTGCTCCTACTTGGCTGGCCCCGATGATATCTATGTCTCACCCAGCCAGATTCGCCGCTTTAACCTTCGCACCGGCGACAGCATCTCCGGCAAAATTCGCCCCCCCAAAGAAGGCGAGCGCTACTTTGCCCTGCTGAAAGTCGATCAGGTTAACTTTGCCAAACCTGAGCAATCCAAGAACAAGGTCTTATTCGAAAACCTCACACCCCTGTTCCCCAATGACCGACTCACCCTGGAACAAGGGAACGGCTCCACCGAAGACCTGACCGGTCGCATCATCGACCTGGTCGCCCCCATCGGTAAAGGCCAGCGCGGCCTGATCGTTGCCCCACCCAAAGCGGGTAAAACGCTGATGCTGCAGAACATTGCGCAGAGCATTATCCGCAACAACCCAGAGTGTTACGTCATTGTCCTGCTGATCGACGAGCGCCCGGAAGAGGTGACCGAGATGCAGCGCTCAGTCGGTGCCAAAGGGGCAGAAGTGGTCGCCTCGACCTTTGACGAGCCGCCGGCTCGCCACGTCCAGGTCGCAGAAATGGTGATTGAAAAAGCCAAGCGTCTGGTCGAGCACAAAAAAGACGTAGTCATCCTGCTGGACTCCATCACCCGACTGGCCCGGGCCTACAACACCATCGTGCCCAGCTCCGGTAAGGTACTTACCGGTGGTGTCGACGCCCACGCCCTGGAGCGCCCCAAGCGCTTCTTCGGCGCGGCGCGGAATGTGGAAGAAGGCGGCAGCCTGTCCATCATCGCCACGGCTCTGATCGATACCGGCTCCAAAATGGACGAAGTGATTTACGAAGAGTTTAAGGGCACCGGTAACAACGAGTTGCACCTGGACCGCAAGATCGCCGAGAAGCGAGTCTACCCCGCCATCAACATTCGTCGTTCCGGCACCCGCCGCGAGGAGCTATTGACTGGCGAAGACGAGCTCCAACGCATGTGGATTCTGCGTAAACTGCTGCACGGCATGGAGGATACTCCTGCCATTGAGTTCTTGATCGACAAGCTCAAGGACACCAAGACCAACAGTGAATTCTTCGATTCGATGAAAAGGAAATAA
- the ubiD gene encoding 4-hydroxy-3-polyprenylbenzoate decarboxylase: MAYRDLRAFIKHLEKKGELQRIAHPVDPNLEMTEICDRVLRAGGPALLFENPTGFDMPVLANLFGTEKRVAMGMGQDRIEALHEIGELLAFLRQPDPPKGLRDAWSKLPIFKQVLNMGPKVVNSAPCQEIVQEGEQVDLYKLPIQTCWPADAAPLITWPLVITQGPNKERQNLGIYRMQLIGRNKLIMRWLSHRGGALDFQEFQAASPGQNFPISVALGADPATTLGAVTPIPDTLSEYAFAGLLRGEKTELVKSLSNDLQVPASSEIILEGYIAPGEMADEGPYGDHTGYYNEVERFPVFTVTHISQRKNAIYHSTYTGRPPDEPAVLGVALNEVLVPMLRRQFPEIIDFYLPPEGCSYRMAVVTIKKQYPGHAKRVMFGVWSFLRQFMYTKFVIVCDDDVNARDWNDVIWAITTRMDPQRDTVMVDHTPIDYLDFASPVSGLGSKMGMDATNKWPGETDREWGRPISRAPEVVDKIDQIWDKLGINLPK; the protein is encoded by the coding sequence ATGGCCTACCGCGATCTCAGAGCCTTCATCAAGCACCTGGAAAAAAAGGGCGAGCTGCAACGCATCGCCCATCCCGTCGACCCCAATCTGGAAATGACCGAAATCTGCGACCGGGTGCTGCGCGCCGGCGGCCCGGCGCTGCTGTTTGAAAATCCCACCGGATTCGACATGCCGGTATTGGCCAACCTGTTCGGCACCGAAAAGCGGGTGGCGATGGGCATGGGCCAGGACCGCATTGAAGCCCTTCACGAAATCGGCGAGCTACTGGCATTTTTGCGCCAGCCCGATCCCCCCAAAGGCCTGCGGGATGCCTGGAGCAAACTGCCGATATTCAAACAGGTCCTCAATATGGGGCCCAAGGTCGTCAACAGTGCTCCCTGTCAGGAAATTGTGCAGGAAGGGGAGCAGGTCGATTTATACAAGCTGCCCATTCAAACCTGCTGGCCCGCCGACGCCGCGCCCTTGATCACCTGGCCACTGGTTATTACCCAAGGGCCCAATAAAGAACGGCAGAACCTTGGCATTTATCGCATGCAGCTGATCGGTCGCAATAAGCTGATTATGCGCTGGCTATCCCATCGCGGCGGCGCGCTGGATTTTCAAGAGTTTCAAGCTGCCAGTCCGGGGCAAAATTTTCCGATCTCTGTTGCCCTGGGGGCGGACCCCGCCACCACCTTAGGCGCGGTGACTCCCATCCCCGATACGCTGAGTGAATACGCCTTTGCCGGCCTGCTGCGAGGCGAGAAGACCGAGCTGGTCAAAAGCCTGAGCAACGACTTGCAGGTGCCGGCCTCCTCGGAAATTATTCTGGAAGGCTATATCGCCCCCGGCGAAATGGCCGATGAGGGCCCTTACGGCGACCACACCGGCTACTACAACGAAGTAGAACGCTTCCCCGTGTTCACCGTGACCCATATCAGCCAGCGCAAAAACGCCATTTACCACAGCACCTACACTGGCCGACCACCGGACGAGCCAGCGGTACTGGGCGTCGCCTTAAACGAAGTGTTGGTGCCGATGCTGCGGCGGCAGTTTCCGGAGATTATTGACTTCTACCTGCCCCCGGAGGGCTGCTCCTACCGGATGGCCGTGGTCACCATCAAAAAACAGTACCCCGGCCATGCCAAGCGAGTGATGTTTGGTGTGTGGTCCTTTCTGCGCCAGTTTATGTATACCAAGTTCGTGATCGTTTGCGATGACGACGTCAATGCCCGGGATTGGAACGATGTGATCTGGGCTATTACCACCCGCATGGACCCCCAGCGGGATACGGTGATGGTGGATCACACCCCCATCGATTACCTGGATTTTGCCTCGCCGGTCTCGGGACTGGGCTCTAAGATGGGGATGGACGCTACCAACAAATGGCCCGGTGAAACCGACCGGGAGTGGGGCCGCCCCATCAGTCGCGCACCGGAGGTGGTGGATAAAATCGACCAGATCTGGGACAAGCTCGGCATCAATCTGCCCAAGTAA
- the elbB gene encoding isoprenoid biosynthesis glyoxalase ElbB: MTKVAIVLSGSGVFDGSEIYESVLTFLALEEKGVEYQCFAPDIQQLHVINHLTGDVAEGESRNVLVEAARLARGEIKELGEARVEDFDALIVPGGFGAAKNLSDFAIKGADMSVLPAFLDFAKGMHAAGKPVALICIAPTMAARIFGDGVKCTIGNAEDVAEAINTMGGKHQACPVDEVCIDADNKLVTTPAYMLAGSISEAGKGIRRCVDEVLKLV, from the coding sequence ATGACGAAGGTAGCAATTGTACTGAGCGGGTCCGGAGTCTTTGATGGCTCTGAGATCTACGAATCGGTTTTAACCTTTCTCGCTTTGGAAGAAAAAGGCGTGGAATACCAGTGTTTTGCGCCCGATATTCAGCAGCTTCATGTTATCAATCACCTCACGGGTGATGTCGCTGAGGGCGAGAGTCGCAATGTCCTGGTGGAGGCCGCCCGGCTGGCCCGGGGCGAAATCAAGGAGTTGGGAGAGGCCCGGGTGGAGGATTTTGATGCCCTGATTGTGCCGGGCGGTTTTGGTGCGGCCAAAAACCTCTCTGACTTTGCCATCAAGGGCGCCGACATGAGTGTACTGCCCGCATTCCTGGATTTTGCCAAAGGCATGCACGCGGCGGGCAAGCCAGTGGCGCTAATCTGTATCGCTCCCACCATGGCGGCGCGTATATTTGGTGATGGCGTCAAATGCACCATCGGCAATGCCGAGGATGTTGCCGAGGCGATCAACACCATGGGTGGCAAGCACCAGGCCTGCCCGGTAGACGAGGTGTGCATCGATGCCGACAACAAGCTGGTGACGACCCCGGCCTATATGTTGGCGGGTAGCATCAGCGAGGCTGGCAAAGGCATTCGGCGCTGTGTTGATGAAGTGTTGAAGCTGGTTTAG
- the waaA gene encoding lipid IV(A) 3-deoxy-D-manno-octulosonic acid transferase, producing the protein MARFLYSSLLYLLLPLILLRLAYRSWRAPDYRRRVAERFGFFAPPPQTGGLWVHAVSVGESIAAAPLIERFLQNHPNLPVVVTTMTPTGSERVRAMFGERVFHVYAPYDLPGSVARFLSRVQPRALVIMETEIWPNMVCQTRDRSVPVVLANARLSARSARGYARVKPLTEAVFSRFSMVAAQSQEDAERFVELGVAADSLQVTGSIKFDISLREEQRQHALEWRRDLGARPVWIAASTHEGEDDILLSAHAALRKAQPDALLILVPRHPERFDSVAALVKQKGLSLARRSRSEQVAEVAVLLGDTMGELVTLFGCADLAFIGGSLVERGGHNSLEAAAWGLPIITGPSDFNFAEISRQLQEAGALIPCSPSALPDQLVALMKDESRRARMGSAASQVVESNRGALERLCGIVDRQLG; encoded by the coding sequence GTGGCGCGTTTTTTATATAGTTCGCTGCTTTATCTGCTGTTGCCGCTGATCCTGCTGCGGCTGGCGTATCGCAGTTGGCGGGCGCCGGACTACCGGCGCCGCGTTGCCGAGCGCTTTGGCTTTTTTGCTCCCCCCCCGCAGACCGGAGGCCTTTGGGTGCACGCCGTGTCGGTGGGGGAGTCCATTGCAGCAGCGCCGCTGATAGAGCGCTTTCTCCAAAATCATCCCAATTTACCGGTGGTGGTGACCACCATGACGCCCACCGGGTCCGAGCGGGTGAGGGCGATGTTCGGTGAGCGGGTGTTTCACGTTTATGCACCCTACGATTTGCCGGGGTCGGTGGCGCGCTTTCTGAGCCGGGTGCAGCCCCGCGCCCTGGTGATTATGGAAACCGAAATCTGGCCCAATATGGTGTGCCAGACCCGGGATCGGAGCGTGCCGGTAGTGCTGGCCAATGCCCGCCTGTCGGCCCGCTCTGCCCGGGGTTATGCCCGCGTGAAGCCCTTAACAGAGGCGGTCTTCTCGCGATTCTCAATGGTGGCTGCCCAGAGTCAGGAGGACGCCGAGCGCTTTGTTGAGCTGGGTGTGGCCGCCGACTCTCTACAGGTGACCGGCAGCATCAAGTTCGATATTTCCCTCCGCGAGGAGCAGCGGCAGCATGCGCTTGAGTGGCGGCGGGACCTGGGTGCGCGACCTGTCTGGATCGCTGCCAGTACCCATGAGGGAGAGGACGACATTCTGCTGTCCGCTCATGCGGCGCTGAGAAAAGCGCAACCCGATGCTTTGCTGATCTTGGTGCCCCGTCATCCCGAGCGTTTTGACAGCGTGGCAGCCTTGGTTAAGCAAAAGGGCCTGTCCCTGGCGAGGCGCAGTCGCAGTGAGCAGGTGGCCGAGGTCGCGGTATTGCTGGGCGATACCATGGGCGAGTTAGTCACCCTGTTCGGCTGTGCGGACCTCGCCTTTATTGGCGGCAGCTTGGTGGAGCGGGGCGGGCACAACAGTTTGGAAGCGGCAGCCTGGGGCTTGCCGATTATCACTGGCCCCAGCGATTTTAACTTTGCTGAAATCAGCCGCCAGCTGCAGGAGGCGGGAGCGCTGATACCGTGCTCGCCATCGGCGTTACCCGATCAGCTTGTGGCATTGATGAAGGACGAAAGCCGCCGCGCCCGCATGGGCAGCGCGGCCAGTCAAGTGGTGGAATCCAATCGCGGTGCCTTAGAGCGCCTGTGTGGCATCGTCGACCGCCAGCTCGGTTAG